In Puniceicoccaceae bacterium, a single window of DNA contains:
- a CDS encoding glycosyltransferase family 4 protein, giving the protein MAGHSSSRPSPRICYLYTTFPLVSETFLQREMRVMRTQAAHLRLYSIWGGKAEFEGQSVECFSLWELAKLFYWLPYWIVQKPRVVGGFFKDLLIHRPRYTQNLLETLLGFAFALIRAREIEAWKPDWMHAVWATMPATSALVLQKLIDIPFSMGAHAYDIFQKGGDCLLDAKIEATAFIHTSTKFAKTHLQDRGAPATKVHLIRRGLSTFPPLNDLRTEIDRIRFLSIGRLVEKKGYAEQFRIYRDLRKRGIPFLAEIIGEGPLKAELDALIIDYDLQDCVNLVGKVPHENIQAYYHRADLFIFTGKVAPNGDRNGLANVIPEAMARGIPVLTTPDSGIVENFRSGYEVIILPIRPVDPWVETIRNLVSDADMRQTIGANARDWVEKHFNAKRNTGKLYRLIEKNVRESRRIQAESELPEDSNG; this is encoded by the coding sequence ATGGCAGGGCACTCATCATCCCGTCCCTCACCGCGGATTTGCTATCTCTACACCACATTCCCACTGGTGAGCGAAACCTTCCTTCAGCGCGAAATGCGGGTGATGCGCACCCAAGCTGCCCATTTGCGCCTTTACAGCATCTGGGGAGGTAAAGCGGAGTTCGAAGGGCAGTCCGTCGAATGTTTTTCACTATGGGAACTCGCAAAACTATTCTACTGGCTCCCCTATTGGATTGTACAAAAACCCAGGGTGGTCGGCGGATTTTTCAAGGACCTCCTGATTCACCGGCCGCGCTATACCCAAAACCTGCTGGAAACCCTGCTTGGATTCGCATTCGCCCTGATCCGCGCGAGAGAGATTGAAGCCTGGAAACCCGACTGGATGCATGCTGTCTGGGCAACCATGCCTGCAACGTCTGCCCTCGTGCTCCAAAAACTCATCGACATCCCCTTTTCCATGGGTGCCCACGCCTACGATATTTTTCAAAAGGGAGGAGACTGCCTGCTCGATGCAAAAATTGAGGCGACCGCGTTCATTCACACCTCAACCAAATTTGCCAAAACCCACCTGCAGGACCGCGGAGCACCCGCCACAAAGGTTCATCTCATCCGACGCGGCTTATCCACTTTTCCTCCACTCAATGATCTTCGAACCGAGATCGACCGCATTCGCTTTCTGTCGATCGGACGCTTGGTGGAAAAAAAAGGCTACGCCGAACAGTTTCGCATCTACCGCGATCTGCGCAAGCGCGGCATTCCCTTTCTCGCCGAAATCATCGGTGAAGGGCCGCTCAAGGCCGAACTCGATGCCCTCATCATCGATTACGATCTGCAGGATTGTGTGAATCTGGTTGGCAAAGTTCCCCACGAAAACATTCAGGCCTACTATCACCGGGCCGATCTCTTCATCTTCACGGGAAAAGTCGCACCCAACGGGGACCGCAACGGACTCGCCAATGTGATCCCGGAGGCCATGGCTCGCGGGATTCCAGTGCTCACCACACCCGACTCAGGCATTGTCGAAAACTTTCGTTCGGGCTATGAGGTCATCATACTTCCCATCCGTCCCGTCGATCCCTGGGTTGAGACGATTCGCAATCTCGTCTCCGACGCCGATATGCGGCAGACCATCGGTGCCAACGCGCGGGACTGGGTCGAAAAACATTTCAACGCCAAGCGCAATACGGGAAAACTGTACCGCCTGATCGAAAAAAACGTTCGTGAATCCAGGCGAATCCAGGCAGAATCAGAACTCCCGGAAGATTCAAATGGCTGA
- a CDS encoding phosphopantetheine-binding protein: MATTQLTPSEIDAIKESLRRCSDSTVEAAIAFRTSRDPALLPVIVTGIIERFLEPDLKPLLKKGDDSLALFDDLGVDSLTMMEIVILVEETIGISIENEELRDLRTIADVKAFIAAKGGSSAASAPAPDTEKYPITQSEILACMRYADPFLFVEQAAISGKKACGTYHISGNENFLKGHFTNNPVFPASISLEALGQLAVLFLIKADPSDTGGTVDPHTIYFTSCDGIRCHKECKPGVVFEMETTLKRLRHPMATFEGNIKVNGEKVVFAEEITLLFDYAS, from the coding sequence GTGGCTACCACCCAACTCACACCTTCGGAAATCGACGCGATCAAGGAATCCCTGCGCCGCTGCTCAGATTCCACAGTCGAAGCCGCCATTGCCTTTCGCACATCGAGGGATCCGGCACTGCTGCCAGTGATCGTCACTGGCATTATCGAACGCTTCCTCGAACCCGATCTCAAACCGCTCCTGAAAAAAGGAGATGACTCGCTCGCACTCTTTGACGATCTGGGCGTCGACTCACTGACCATGATGGAGATTGTCATCCTGGTTGAGGAAACCATAGGCATTTCCATCGAAAATGAAGAACTGCGGGACCTGCGAACCATCGCCGATGTCAAGGCCTTCATCGCAGCAAAGGGAGGCAGTAGTGCAGCATCAGCACCCGCTCCAGATACAGAAAAGTATCCCATCACCCAATCCGAAATTCTCGCCTGCATGCGCTATGCAGATCCATTCCTGTTTGTGGAGCAGGCTGCGATTTCAGGAAAGAAGGCCTGCGGCACTTACCACATTTCTGGGAACGAAAACTTCCTGAAGGGGCACTTTACCAACAATCCGGTTTTCCCGGCATCCATTTCCCTTGAGGCATTGGGCCAGCTCGCCGTGCTGTTCCTGATCAAGGCGGACCCCTCAGACACTGGTGGAACAGTAGATCCGCACACCATTTATTTCACCTCCTGCGATGGCATCCGTTGTCACAAGGAATGTAAACCCGGTGTCGTGTTTGAGATGGAAACGACACTCAAGCGCCTGCGCCACCCCATGGCAACCTTCGAGGGCAACATCAAGGTGAATGGCGAAAAAGTCGTCTTTGCCGAGGAAATCACGCTCCTGTTCGACTACGCAAGCTGA
- the trpS gene encoding tryptophan--tRNA ligase, translated as MSEAKPVILTCAQPTGVLTIGNYIGAVKNWTTMQEDFECFFGIVDMHAITVKRTPSELRNASYSCLAQYIACGLDPEKSALFMQSHVIGHAELAWVLGCHTPIGDLQRMTQFKEKAAKLGFEVKSDGDDLKFTHDGAKAQASVNAGLLYYPVLMAADILLYNANAVPVGEDQRQHLELTRDLAVRFNHHFSPTFNVPEAYIPKSGAKIMSLQEPTRKMSKSDEQEGGTLYLLEEPAKLRKKIMSAVTDSDTQVRFAPEKPGISNLLTLHSVLSGQTIEQLEKHFEGANYATFKSEVADVVVEALKPVQERYHSIISEKAELERILKAGAEKAQSRAYKTLSKVYRKVGFVDRVR; from the coding sequence ATGAGCGAAGCAAAGCCCGTCATTCTCACCTGCGCACAGCCTACCGGGGTTCTGACCATTGGTAATTACATTGGTGCTGTCAAAAACTGGACCACCATGCAGGAGGATTTTGAGTGTTTTTTCGGGATTGTGGACATGCACGCAATCACGGTGAAGCGCACACCGTCGGAGCTGAGGAATGCCTCCTACTCCTGCCTTGCGCAATACATCGCCTGTGGGCTGGATCCTGAAAAATCCGCACTGTTCATGCAGTCGCATGTGATCGGGCATGCCGAACTCGCGTGGGTTCTGGGTTGCCATACCCCCATCGGGGACTTGCAGCGCATGACGCAGTTCAAGGAAAAGGCGGCAAAGCTGGGGTTTGAGGTCAAGTCGGATGGTGATGATCTCAAATTCACCCATGATGGCGCAAAGGCGCAGGCATCGGTCAATGCGGGCCTGTTGTACTACCCTGTGCTGATGGCGGCGGATATTTTGTTATACAACGCCAACGCGGTCCCTGTGGGTGAGGATCAGCGCCAGCATCTGGAACTGACCCGGGATCTGGCGGTTCGGTTCAACCACCATTTTTCGCCAACATTTAATGTGCCGGAAGCTTACATTCCCAAGTCGGGCGCAAAAATCATGTCTCTTCAGGAGCCGACGCGTAAAATGTCAAAATCGGATGAGCAGGAAGGGGGTACGCTCTACCTGCTGGAGGAACCCGCGAAACTGCGCAAGAAAATCATGAGTGCGGTAACGGATTCCGACACCCAAGTGCGGTTCGCGCCAGAGAAACCCGGAATTTCGAATCTGCTTACCTTACACAGCGTGTTGTCGGGTCAGACCATCGAACAGCTTGAGAAACATTTTGAGGGTGCGAATTATGCCACTTTTAAAAGTGAAGTTGCAGACGTGGTCGTGGAAGCACTCAAACCTGTACAGGAGCGGTATCACTCGATCATCAGTGAAAAAGCTGAACTCGAACGCATTTTGAAAGCCGGTGCGGAAAAGGCGCAGTCGAGAGCCTATAAAACGCTGTCAAAAGTGTATCGCAAGGTTGGGTTTGTGGATCGGGTGCGATGA
- a CDS encoding pyridoxal phosphate-dependent aminotransferase family protein, whose product MAIFKRATLKNDPITQRCLDDKLTRERLKYNPLYLSFDKQRGTRVWLQGEEKVMITSNEYLGLSEHPKVIEAGKQALDEWGSSPTGARSANGSRRFHEELEEKIAAFVGKEACHVSVAGYISCMSAVATFAQRGDVILADKNIHSSLVSGMKLADTRVERFSHNNPEDLRDILAHEPRQTGRLLVFDGIYSMEGHLAPVPELLEVAKANQCFVVMDDAHGFGVMGEGGRGTAHHFDCVDEVDILCGSFSKALSSTGGFVAGSRALIEYLRTHSKQTIFSAAIAPTQVACAMASLEVLQQEPEHLQRLWENTARLRGIYESLGLDVWGSTTPAIPVVIGDRMRAYFFWKTLLENGVFGVLSTSPAVPPGKDMIRTAASARMSDEDFGIIENAFRKAVKKHL is encoded by the coding sequence ATGGCAATTTTCAAACGAGCGACGTTGAAGAACGATCCCATCACCCAGCGCTGTCTGGACGACAAGCTTACCCGAGAGCGATTGAAATACAATCCGCTCTACCTCAGCTTTGACAAACAGCGCGGTACAAGAGTGTGGTTGCAGGGTGAGGAGAAGGTGATGATCACCAGCAACGAGTACCTTGGGCTGAGCGAACACCCCAAAGTGATTGAAGCCGGCAAACAGGCACTGGATGAATGGGGGTCGAGTCCGACAGGAGCACGCTCTGCCAATGGCAGCCGTCGTTTTCACGAGGAGCTGGAGGAGAAAATTGCCGCGTTTGTTGGAAAGGAAGCCTGTCATGTGTCGGTTGCGGGATACATTTCCTGCATGTCGGCGGTGGCAACCTTTGCGCAGCGAGGCGATGTGATTCTTGCGGACAAGAACATTCACTCCTCACTGGTCAGCGGCATGAAGTTGGCCGATACCCGGGTGGAGCGCTTCAGTCACAACAATCCGGAGGATCTGCGGGATATCCTGGCGCATGAACCCCGGCAAACTGGGCGTCTGCTGGTGTTTGACGGTATCTATTCCATGGAAGGACACCTGGCGCCGGTTCCAGAGTTGCTGGAGGTCGCAAAGGCCAACCAGTGTTTTGTGGTGATGGACGATGCGCACGGGTTTGGTGTGATGGGAGAAGGGGGTCGTGGCACGGCACATCATTTTGATTGTGTGGACGAGGTGGATATTCTCTGCGGAAGTTTTTCGAAGGCACTGTCCAGCACGGGTGGCTTTGTGGCGGGGTCGCGTGCGCTGATTGAATATTTGCGCACGCATTCAAAGCAGACGATTTTCAGTGCGGCAATTGCGCCAACTCAGGTGGCGTGTGCGATGGCGTCGCTCGAAGTTCTGCAACAGGAGCCGGAGCACCTGCAGCGCCTTTGGGAAAACACCGCCCGTCTGCGCGGCATCTACGAGAGTTTGGGACTCGATGTATGGGGAAGCACCACTCCGGCGATTCCGGTGGTGATCGGGGATCGCATGCGTGCCTATTTCTTTTGGAAGACGCTGTTGGAAAATGGTGTTTTTGGAGTATTGTCGACCTCGCCTGCGGTGCCTCCGGGCAAGGACATGATCCGCACGGCGGCGTCGGCGCGCATGAGCGATGAGGATTTCGGAATTATCGAAAATGCGTTTCGAAAGGCAGTTAAGAAACACCTTTGA